ATTGTTAATTTTTCGGTTTGCAGTAAGACGAACCGTACTTTGCCCGCCAAACAAGTTGTAGTCGTCATGACGCATTCCTGCCGTCAAGGTCCAATCAGCGGGCAAGCGCCAGCGGTTTTCTAAAAACAGAGCGCTATTCTCGATTTTTTTGTTAAAAATACCGCCCTTGGGAATATCCACATTTACTTGCCGCCAACTGACACCGCCGACCAAATCATACCTATCCGTTATTCTCCAGTTATCCTGCCAGTCAGTGCCGGTAGTCCGGCTAGTTACCGACCACTTATCCACTGCGCTGGGGTATCCCTCCATATAATTGGGAATCTCACGCAAATCAGAGCTGTAGTAAACCTTGAAGTAACCGTCCGCCCCCGTCCGGTTTTTCCAACGATACGTCAAGTCGGCAGTGTTATTGCGGTTAACTTCATAAGAGGTAGGGAAATGATACGGATAGCCCGGCGGCGCCAAGAAGTAACCTTTTTTGCTGTTAATGTATTCTAAATATAGCGAAAGCGATCTCCCCTCGCTTAATTCCTTGTCCAACCTCACACTGATCGCGTCTTCGTCGACGGCACTGTTGGGCATACGCTTGACCTGGCCTGTCCTCGCGTCTTTGTATTCAAAATGGTCCAGTTCCCGGCGCTCTGCAGTAATAAAATACCCAAAACCGTTTTCGCGTCCTTCGGTTCTCAGGCTGTAATTACGCATACCCCAATTGCCGCCCTGCATCTCTAAAGCGGTCTCATTTGCAGTTGCCTTGCGGGTAATGATATTGATGACGCCGCCGGCGGCATCGCTGCCATACAGCGACGAGGCCGGACCGCGCACAATTTCAATTCGTTCGATGCTTTTCACACTTGGCAGGAGATTAAGATTAAGTTTCATCTTGCCGCCTCCAAGGTCATTTTCCTTGTTGATCTTTCGTCCGTCAACCAGCACCAGAACTCGGTCATCACCGTTGATAAATACTGAACTCTGGCTGTAGCCGGCTGAGCCGGAATCAAAAATGCTAAGTCCTGCCTTTTCTAAAATTTCCGGAACGCGGGTATAGCCGCTCTTTTCAATTTCATCGCGAGTAATCACCTTTACACTTGCAGCTGTTTCCGCCTGCTTCAACGGAATACGATTGGCGGTCACAACATATTCATCCAGATTATACTCCTGCTCCTGTGCTGCCGCCTCCGCCATGCTCAGTATAAATGCGCTGCCAATAAGAGTACACAATATTTTCTTCTGTCGTTTATTCATATAAATTCCCCCTCAAAGTCCAATAATTTTTGTGGTAACTGCTCCGTAGCGAAGAATTAAGTACATTTCATTTAAGCTCCAGCTCCATGTTGCCTTAGTACAAGTGTGATTATGCGATCATTCGAGTGCTTATTTTCACCTATTATCTATCACTTATTATCCTCCTCTCAATCAAAAAAGAAGGTCACCAGTTTTGCTTGTAACTTCAGTAACAAGCAAAAAGCCAATGACCTTCAAATCACACCTATTGATCTTCAGATCAATATTCTTTACCATTTTAAAGCAGAGTTCATGTTGATACGCTTTCCAGCATCAGAGGCGATAATCTGCCGCAATTTCGATTATAATTGAGCAAAAATAATTATTCAATTTATCTTCCGTAAGTGCTACCAAATGGGAAAAAAAGACTTCCTCTTCGCAAATTAGCTGTACTTCATAAAGCATATTCCCCATAACTAACTTCTCCATGGTTTTATAAAGCGGATGAATTGATCTATTAAGACTTTTCGGCTACAATCATAAACTTAGTACTCATGTGACCATATTTCAAATACTCCATATAAAACCAATCAGGCTCAAACACTTTTTCTTTTATTTCAATTATTTTAAAGCCAATAGCTTCTAGTAGTTTCTTATCTTCCGGCGGGCGTAAAACACTAATATACGGCAGATTACAAATCATTTCTTCAGGCATACCATTAACGGTAGGGTTCCGCTTCTCAGACAATAATACAAGAATCCAGGATAGTTTTTTCCAAAGCGGTCGCAATAATTGATATTGGTTATTTAAAAAATTACCGTCAAAGACGACTAAGCGTCCACCTGGCTTTAGAACACGCCACCACTCATTATAAGCAGCCTGAGGGCTAGGCAATGTCCATACCACATCCCGAGATACCACCGCATCGAATGTCCCACTCGCTTCCCGCTCTAGATTTGCCACATCGCCACAGTACAGATTAACGAACACTTTATTTTTTAGAAAGTTATCCCTGGCTATTTCGACCATTCCGGGAGCCACATCGACAGCAGTAAGCAAATGACCTTTTTGGGCCAATAAGGTAGCACAAAAACCTGGCCCTGTACCAGCGTCCAATATTTTTTGCTGCGGCTGTTCACCGATACCGTTACTTAGTAAATTTTCCCATAAACGTATACTTCGATTATTCTTAAATTGCGCATCGACACATTTCTTATAAATGGATGAGATGTCTGTCCAATACTGAGAGATATATTTTATCATTGCGTTTTCTCCGTTCTCATGACAATATCAACTTATGCAGTACTTCCTTGCTTAGAAAGATCCATCCGTCTACTATTTTCTAAATTTATATTTTTAATATCTCTTCCTTGTGCATTCCATAACGCTGCGTAAAGCTGACCATTCCCAAGCAGAGTTGTGTGATTTCCCGCCTCAACTACAACCCCGTTTTCAAGCACAATTATTTGATCTGCATTTTTAATCGTCCTTAAATGATGAGCGATAACCAGTACCGTCCGGTTGCGCGCAAGATTGGAAATTGCCTGCTGGATACAGTGTTCATTGATAGGATCGATATTACTTGTAGCTTCATCAAGAATAATAATCTCCGCCCCCTTTAGAATGGCTCGGGCAATTGCCAACCGCTGACGCTGCCCGCCCGAAAGACCGGCACCGCCCTCACCAATTACGGTATTATAGTCTGCAGGCAATGCCATAATTTCCTCATGAATCATTGCTTGTTGCGCGGCAATTATCACTTGCGTCTCTATCGCCTCCTGGTTTCCCATCAGCAGATTTTCATAAATGGCGCCTGAGAAAAGAAAAGTATCCTGCATCACTACGGTTATATGGCTGAGCAGGGTATCATACGGTATATCCCTGATATCAACGCCGCCGATACGGATATGTCCGTCATCAGGATCGTAAAACCTCAGCAGCAGATTTGTGAGTGTAGTTTTGCCTGAGCCGGAAGGTCCGACTAGTGCAGTCATACTTCCCGCCGGCAGGGAAATGTTTATTTTGGAAAGGGCTTCTCTATTATTTTGCCTGTCATATGCAAAGGAAATATTCTCAAATGTTATATCACTGCTTGCCGGGAAACCTTTGCTGCCGGTATCCGGCAGAACCGGCGAGGTCATAATTCTTTGGATACGCTGATAACTGTTTGTAACCACGATATAGTTCAAATAATAGGATTCCGCCGCAAAAAACGGCTTTAAGAACTCTTTACTCATGACGACAAATAGGATAAACTCCACAACTGTAAGTTCATTGCCGAGAACAAAGTAAGCACCGCCGGTTACCACCAATGCCAGCGAAATTTCCAGCCAGCCAAAATAATGTCCCAATACCAGGGCAACCGCATTGGCAAGCCGGGTGCTGCTTAGCTCAAACTGTTTAACAGCGGCATTAAGCCGTCTTTGCAATAAATCATTTTTTTTATAGGATTTTAGTATCGGCATCCCCTTGACAAACTCCAGAAAATAGCCCAGCATGACGATATTATCAGCCCTATTGACGGCATGAGCCTGCTGTCTTCGCCTGGTGCCGGCAATCAACACTGCTAACGCCAGGGAAACACCTGCCGCCATGACCAGCGCCAGTTGCCAGTGGGTATAAAACAGGTAGCTGCCAAGGATGATGGAAACCAGGATATTGGCAAACATTCGCGTCCACAAATGAGCAACAACCATTTCCATGGTGTCAACATCCTTGTGTACGACCGAGCTGACTTCGCCAAGCTGCTCTTTGGTATAAAAGGCCAAAGAAAACTGCTGCAAACGTAGGGCTATTGATTCACGGAGACGTCCCACCAGTGAATAACCGGCTTCATGACTGATCAAATCGCCCAGGGTTGTGGCCCCGGCCTGAATAAACAGTAATACGGCCAGCCCTAACCAGTAACTGCCGATTGTATTATGGGTGATTGTGCCGTTAACAACGCCAAAAACCATGTACAAAAGTGTAAAAATGGCAGCTGCTCCTGCCAGGTCAATAATGGAAAAGGTTATGATGGCTCCGGTCATCAACCGCAACTCTCTTGCCTGTAAACTCCGCAGTAACGCTAACATGGCTGTTTCTCCCTTACTGTCCAGTGGTCGGCGGCATACCGGGCAGCCACCATCTGATTATAGTGCCGGCAACGTGTCAGTAATTCCCCATGCAGACCCTGGTCAATGATGCATCCCTTATCCACAACGATGATCTTATCGGCATGACTGACGGTATCCAGGCGGTGGGTAATAACAATTCGCGTTTTACCGGCCCCGGCTGCTGCAATGGCTTCTTCTACGGCCTGTTCATTCTGAGAATCAAGGGAAGACGTCGCCTCATCCAAAATAATAATCGGCGCGTCTTTGAGGATCATGCGCGCCAGGGCAATGCGCTGTCTTTCCCCTCCTGACAGACGGGAGCCGCCTTCACCGACCTGTGTGTTATAGCCGTCCGGCAGTGACTGAATAAAATTGTGGATTTGCGCCTGCCGGGCTGCTTTGTATACTTCCTTTTCTGTCGCGTCAGGATTACCGATTAATATATTCTCATAAACGGAGGTATTAAACAAAAAGGCATCTTGCTGAACATAGGATACCAGCCTGGCTATGGCTGCTTCCGGCAGCGCGGTTGTGGCAATACCGTTAATAGTGACCGTCCCGGCGTCAGGCAGGAGAAAACCGTTAATCAGCTTACCAATTGTGGTTTTGCCTGAACCGGATATTCCTACCAATGCCGCCATCGTATTCTTCCGGACGGTAAAAGAAATATTCTCTAGTACAGACTTATCTTCGTAAGTAAAAGAGACCGCTGAAAACTGTATATCCCCCCCTGTAACCGGTACTTCGGTCTCTTGCCACGTTCGAGGTGGTATTGTTAAAACAGACAGGATGGCCTTGCGGGAGGCGTTAAATTTCATGACGCGAAAAGTGTAAACCAGCAGCTTACTTAGCGATTCCCCAAAAAATCCGGCAAAAATAATGCCGATAACAAAGGTCTTGAACTGAATAACGTTATCAAGTAGATATTCTGTCCCCACAACAGCAATTAAGAACATGCCGCACGCAATAATAAAACTCTGGACAAAACGGGGCAGGATAATCAGGCGGGTCACCCGTTTGACCCAGACGATATAATCGCGCATCTGTTCCAGCAGTTGTCTGGTTTTCCCCTTGCCTGTATTACAGACTTTGATTACGCGAATCCCTGCAATATATTCCATTAAGTCTGAGCTCATCCGGCTGGTGCGCTGATAATATTCATCAAACTTTGGTGCATAATCCTTCATATACCACATTGTGTACAATACCAGCAACGGGATTTGTACGGCGTAAATAAAGGCAAACGGCTGAAAAACGGTATACATAAACCCAATGATCGCTACCGGAATGATGGAAGCAATCAATAGTTCCGGCAAAGCGTGGGCCAGAAACAGTTCAACCTGCTCAACTTCATGATTGACAATATGGGCAAGCTCGCCGGATTTACGTTTTTCCATACCCGCCAGGGACAAGCGCTCCATATGGTCAATAAGCCTTCCCCTAATGTCAGCCAGGGTTGAAAAAGCAAGCCTGTGGGTAACGGCCAGACCCAGACCGTAAAATACTGCTTTAGCAACAAGCAGCAGGGCAATGATACCGCATTGGGGAAGAATTGCCGCCAGCGGCTGTTTCTGCGCCAGTAAATCCAGCATGGTAACAATATAGAAAAAGGGGATAATGCCGCAAACCACACTTGCGGCATTAATAAACCCGGCCAGAATACTCCTCCTCATATCCCGGGCTGATAACAGGGCAACTTTGTTTGTCATCATAATGCTACTTTTTGCTCCTCTTTTATTTTCTCCTGGCATTGATGTACAAGCGTTTCCAGACGCGTGAGGTTGTTCGCCTGGTTTTGTCCCTGAAAAACCAGGGTTAAAAAGGGAATATTGGGATACTCGCTGCGAAACCGTTCCATGAGCGATTCTATTACCATGCCAGGCACGCAGTTAAAGGGAATGGCATTAATAATACCGTCGGCTTTATAATTAATCATTTCAATCGCCGCACCAATGTGGCTGCCGGCTTTAAGCGTCATCCCGGATTTTTGGATGTGCGTCAACATACATGGTTCGAAATTATAGCCCAAATGTTCAATAACCGGTCTGAGATATTTTTCTTCCTGGTTGTCAATTTGCTGGTTGGTTAGCCGCGCCGTCCGGGCCTGAACAGAATCCCCCGCTTTCTCCGCATAATAGATATTTTTATACCTTGTGTATTTTATTAGCTCATGCACCGGCGGTGTGACAACCTCGGCTCCCAGTGCTTCAAGAGTCTGAATAAGGTTATTGCTGGAGAAACCAACATTGCGTATATAGGCTTCGCCCATAACCCCGATACGGGGACGCCGGATTGTGCGGTCAACAGGTACTGCAAGCATTGCTGCCACTGCTTTATGCAGTGCGCCGGCAAAATCCCCGCCTGTTTCCAGTGTATGCCCGACAGCGTCAATACCGGCTTCAAAGGCCCTTTCCGCCATGCCTGCCTGGCACTCGTACGGCCGGATATTCAGCAGCAGGCGGTTTAAGGTGTCAAGAGCGATAAACGCCTCCATGATTGCCGCTCTATAGAGGGGGCTAGCAACAATTTCTTTAAATTGAGGATTTGCCGGACCATAATCATCAACAATAACCGCATCCCCGGCTCCGCCTGTTTGCATTAGTTTTTTTAGCGCTATGTTGTGAAGCGGGTTGAAAGAATCATACCGGCAACTGCCGCAGGAACCGGGAGAAAAAAAAGCCATACCGGGTTCCCCGCGCGATGATATTATTTTTTTAAAAATATCACCGGTTATAAGGATACAGGGATAACACTCCTCGCCGGTTGTAAACTGCTGACCATAGGCAATACTTTCCTGGTCCGGTTCAGGCAGCGACTCGGCATTAATGCCGCAGCGCCGAAATGCCGCGCTCCAGATTCTGGAGCCTTTAGCCACATAAGGTATATAGAGAGTCTTAACGGCTTTTCTGTCAAAAGACCGGCGTTGAATGCGGTCCGGATAATACGCAGTTGTATCGGCTTTTCCGCTAATGGCGTCAAGAAATGCCTCGCACCGGGTTATAATGCCGGCTTCTCCCGAATGTTCATCAATTTCCAGATACAGTGCCGGTTTGCCGCCAAGCTCGCTTTTTATAAAATGCGACATCATTGAATCATTTACGCAACTGAAATTTGTCA
This window of the Methylomusa anaerophila genome carries:
- a CDS encoding TonB-dependent receptor plug domain-containing protein, whose product is MNKRQKKILCTLIGSAFILSMAEAAAQEQEYNLDEYVVTANRIPLKQAETAASVKVITRDEIEKSGYTRVPEILEKAGLSIFDSGSAGYSQSSVFINGDDRVLVLVDGRKINKENDLGGGKMKLNLNLLPSVKSIERIEIVRGPASSLYGSDAAGGVINIITRKATANETALEMQGGNWGMRNYSLRTEGRENGFGYFITAERRELDHFEYKDARTGQVKRMPNSAVDEDAISVRLDKELSEGRSLSLYLEYINSKKGYFLAPPGYPYHFPTSYEVNRNNTADLTYRWKNRTGADGYFKVYYSSDLREIPNYMEGYPSAVDKWSVTSRTTGTDWQDNWRITDRYDLVGGVSWRQVNVDIPKGGIFNKKIENSALFLENRWRLPADWTLTAGMRHDDYNLFGGQSTVRLTANRKINNDTNIFASWGQVFRTPNIEQLYSTGVPRGNPNLRPETGDTVMIGVNTKLAGNTKLQASIFSSRLDDAIVRVSTNVVGVPYSFDNVSKQKRQGLNLDLTRQLSPLWNISAGYAYVQVQQKVQGAANYTDDPENNQPNGYRFSADYSGGKWDAGLTLRGATGLSRAAFTTSSYWVVDLSAKYKISPDLIASFKVYNLANTAYEVRGVTAPNPIGFYPMAARHFYLGLERRM
- a CDS encoding class I SAM-dependent methyltransferase, translating into MIKYISQYWTDISSIYKKCVDAQFKNNRSIRLWENLLSNGIGEQPQQKILDAGTGPGFCATLLAQKGHLLTAVDVAPGMVEIARDNFLKNKVFVNLYCGDVANLEREASGTFDAVVSRDVVWTLPSPQAAYNEWWRVLKPGGRLVVFDGNFLNNQYQLLRPLWKKLSWILVLLSEKRNPTVNGMPEEMICNLPYISVLRPPEDKKLLEAIGFKIIEIKEKVFEPDWFYMEYLKYGHMSTKFMIVAEKS
- a CDS encoding ABC transporter ATP-binding protein, coding for MLALLRSLQARELRLMTGAIITFSIIDLAGAAAIFTLLYMVFGVVNGTITHNTIGSYWLGLAVLLFIQAGATTLGDLISHEAGYSLVGRLRESIALRLQQFSLAFYTKEQLGEVSSVVHKDVDTMEMVVAHLWTRMFANILVSIILGSYLFYTHWQLALVMAAGVSLALAVLIAGTRRRQQAHAVNRADNIVMLGYFLEFVKGMPILKSYKKNDLLQRRLNAAVKQFELSSTRLANAVALVLGHYFGWLEISLALVVTGGAYFVLGNELTVVEFILFVVMSKEFLKPFFAAESYYLNYIVVTNSYQRIQRIMTSPVLPDTGSKGFPASSDITFENISFAYDRQNNREALSKINISLPAGSMTALVGPSGSGKTTLTNLLLRFYDPDDGHIRIGGVDIRDIPYDTLLSHITVVMQDTFLFSGAIYENLLMGNQEAIETQVIIAAQQAMIHEEIMALPADYNTVIGEGGAGLSGGQRQRLAIARAILKGAEIIILDEATSNIDPINEHCIQQAISNLARNRTVLVIAHHLRTIKNADQIIVLENGVVVEAGNHTTLLGNGQLYAALWNAQGRDIKNINLENSRRMDLSKQGSTA
- a CDS encoding ABC transporter ATP-binding protein → MMTNKVALLSARDMRRSILAGFINAASVVCGIIPFFYIVTMLDLLAQKQPLAAILPQCGIIALLLVAKAVFYGLGLAVTHRLAFSTLADIRGRLIDHMERLSLAGMEKRKSGELAHIVNHEVEQVELFLAHALPELLIASIIPVAIIGFMYTVFQPFAFIYAVQIPLLVLYTMWYMKDYAPKFDEYYQRTSRMSSDLMEYIAGIRVIKVCNTGKGKTRQLLEQMRDYIVWVKRVTRLIILPRFVQSFIIACGMFLIAVVGTEYLLDNVIQFKTFVIGIIFAGFFGESLSKLLVYTFRVMKFNASRKAILSVLTIPPRTWQETEVPVTGGDIQFSAVSFTYEDKSVLENISFTVRKNTMAALVGISGSGKTTIGKLINGFLLPDAGTVTINGIATTALPEAAIARLVSYVQQDAFLFNTSVYENILIGNPDATEKEVYKAARQAQIHNFIQSLPDGYNTQVGEGGSRLSGGERQRIALARMILKDAPIIILDEATSSLDSQNEQAVEEAIAAAGAGKTRIVITHRLDTVSHADKIIVVDKGCIIDQGLHGELLTRCRHYNQMVAARYAADHWTVREKQPC